The Litchfieldia alkalitelluris genome has a window encoding:
- the hemH gene encoding ferrochelatase, which produces MTKKKMGLLVMAYGTPYKEEDVERYYTHIRHGRAPSNEMLQDLKDRYQAIGGISPLAKITEEQAKALETHLNEIQDEIEFKMYLGLKHIEPFIEDAVKQMNENGLEEAVSIVLAPHFSTFSIKSYNGRAKEEAEKLGGPTIYSVESWYDEPKFIDYWATKVSETFGNMSEEEREKAVLIVSAHSLPEKIIAAGDPYPEQLKETAELIAKATGIEHVEIGWQSAGNTPEPWIGPDVQDLTRELYETKGYTSFVYVPAGFVSDHLEVLYDNDFECKVVTDELGAKYYRPEMPNVQPEFINCLATVVLKQIK; this is translated from the coding sequence ATGACAAAGAAAAAAATGGGACTACTCGTAATGGCCTATGGAACTCCATATAAAGAAGAAGATGTGGAAAGATATTATACACATATTCGACATGGACGTGCTCCATCTAATGAAATGTTACAAGATTTAAAAGATCGATATCAAGCAATTGGTGGAATTTCACCCCTTGCAAAAATAACCGAAGAGCAAGCAAAAGCGCTAGAAACTCATTTAAATGAAATACAGGATGAAATAGAATTCAAAATGTATCTCGGCTTAAAACATATTGAACCATTTATTGAGGATGCAGTAAAACAAATGAATGAAAATGGATTGGAAGAAGCAGTAAGTATAGTCTTAGCACCTCATTTCTCTACCTTTAGTATCAAGTCATACAACGGACGTGCTAAAGAGGAAGCTGAGAAGCTAGGTGGTCCAACGATTTATTCAGTTGAAAGCTGGTATGACGAGCCTAAGTTTATCGACTATTGGGCAACTAAGGTAAGTGAGACGTTTGGAAATATGAGTGAAGAGGAACGTGAAAAGGCAGTTCTCATCGTATCTGCACATAGTTTACCTGAGAAAATTATTGCAGCAGGTGACCCTTATCCTGAACAGCTTAAAGAAACGGCGGAACTAATTGCAAAAGCAACTGGAATTGAGCATGTAGAAATTGGTTGGCAAAGTGCAGGGAATACACCTGAGCCTTGGATTGGACCAGATGTTCAAGACTTAACAAGAGAATTATATGAAACAAAAGGTTATACTTCCTTTGTTTATGTGCCAGCAGGTTTTGTTTCCGACCATTTAGAGGTTCTTTATGATAATGATTTTGAATGTAAAGTGGTCACAGATGAACTTGGTGCCAAGTACTATCGTCCAGAAATGCCCAATGTTCAACCTGAATTTATTAACTGTTTAGCCACAGTTGTCCTGAAACAAATCAAATAA
- a CDS encoding antibiotic biosynthesis monooxygenase family protein, with translation MNLYMTQGTPEYLLKLKNQHTNTEMFLFENEDRGLLIHETSNETVFQEPRTYEVVDQVGELKNNSFVVCNNIPVTDEGRPVFEYRFKNRAGLIEKEPGFVAIRVLRPVDSDTYVIMTLWNEEKDFKQWQQSKAYEHAHKKRGTSEGIDHQKSYFPRPSYVTTYTEYVEED, from the coding sequence TTGAACCTATATATGACACAAGGGACCCCAGAGTATTTATTAAAGTTAAAAAATCAACACACAAATACAGAGATGTTTCTTTTCGAAAATGAAGATCGTGGATTATTAATTCATGAAACGAGCAATGAAACAGTTTTTCAAGAACCAAGAACGTATGAAGTGGTAGATCAGGTAGGTGAATTAAAAAATAATAGCTTTGTTGTATGCAATAACATCCCCGTTACAGATGAAGGTCGACCAGTTTTTGAATACCGATTCAAGAATCGTGCAGGCTTAATTGAAAAAGAACCAGGATTTGTTGCAATAAGAGTCCTCCGACCAGTCGATAGTGATACATATGTGATTATGACTCTTTGGAACGAAGAAAAAGATTTTAAACAATGGCAACAATCAAAAGCCTATGAGCATGCTCATAAAAAAAGAGGCACTTCAGAGGGAATTGATCACCAAAAGTCCTATTTCCCTCGTCCTTCATATGTTACAACCTATACAGAATATGTCGAAGAAGACTAG
- the yhfH gene encoding protein YhfH, with protein sequence MLMKSTEFFKNLPAKKCTECGKEISEQHECYGNNCDQCMKIR encoded by the coding sequence ATGTTAATGAAAAGCACAGAATTTTTTAAGAATCTTCCCGCCAAAAAGTGTACTGAATGTGGAAAAGAAATCTCAGAACAACATGAGTGCTATGGTAACAACTGCGATCAATGTATGAAGATTAGATAA
- the hemY gene encoding protoporphyrinogen oxidase: MSGVNQRVVIIGGGITGLTAAYYLQKEARVNGINLECQLLEASHKLGGKIQTVVKDGFVIEKGPDSFLARKKSAARLAEEVGIADKLVHNSSGKSFVLVRGKLYPMPGGSIMGIPTEVGPFITTGLFTPMGKLRASLDFLLPKSGVTTDQSLGQFFRRRLGDEVVDNLIEPLLSGIYAGDIDHLSLMSTFPQFYQVEQKHRSLVLGMKKMSPPKPKDSKANVRKEGMFLTISTGLQSFVERIESKLIPGTVKVGVKVEHIEKDNNQYQLSLSNGELMCADSVVIATPHQATQAMLSQYSFLDSYKEMPSTSVANVAMAFPKSAIKKDIDGTGFVVSRNNDYTLTACTWTHKKWNHSTPEGKVLLRCYVGGANDEAIVEQSDDEIIKVVLDDLSKTMDITEKPDFSIITRWKESMPQYAVGHLERLNKIRVSLKEELPGVFLAGGSYNGLGIPDCIDQGEAAVQKVLDYLRVNQRELVL, encoded by the coding sequence GTGAGTGGTGTTAACCAAAGGGTTGTCATCATTGGTGGTGGGATTACTGGTTTAACAGCAGCTTATTATTTACAAAAAGAAGCTAGAGTAAATGGTATTAACTTAGAATGTCAGCTGCTTGAGGCGAGTCACAAACTTGGCGGAAAGATCCAAACAGTTGTAAAAGACGGATTTGTTATTGAAAAGGGGCCGGATTCCTTTTTAGCACGAAAAAAAAGCGCTGCAAGATTAGCTGAGGAAGTTGGTATTGCAGACAAACTAGTTCATAATTCCTCTGGGAAATCCTTCGTACTGGTTAGAGGTAAGCTTTATCCAATGCCTGGTGGATCTATCATGGGTATTCCTACAGAAGTAGGACCATTCATTACCACTGGTCTTTTTACCCCGATGGGCAAGCTTAGGGCGAGCCTAGACTTTCTTCTACCAAAGTCAGGTGTGACAACTGATCAATCTTTGGGTCAATTCTTTAGAAGGCGATTAGGGGATGAGGTTGTTGATAACTTAATTGAACCATTATTATCTGGTATTTATGCTGGAGACATTGATCATTTAAGTTTAATGTCTACATTTCCACAATTTTATCAAGTGGAGCAAAAGCATAGAAGTCTAGTACTTGGTATGAAGAAAATGTCTCCTCCAAAACCTAAAGATTCAAAAGCGAATGTAAGAAAAGAGGGGATGTTTTTAACAATTTCCACAGGATTACAATCGTTTGTAGAAAGAATTGAGTCCAAACTTATTCCAGGTACTGTGAAGGTTGGAGTCAAAGTTGAACATATCGAAAAAGACAACAATCAATATCAACTTTCTTTAAGTAACGGTGAACTGATGTGTGCTGACAGTGTGGTGATAGCGACTCCTCATCAAGCAACACAAGCAATGTTATCTCAATACTCATTCCTGGATTCGTATAAAGAGATGCCATCTACGTCTGTTGCAAATGTAGCAATGGCTTTTCCTAAATCAGCGATAAAAAAGGATATTGACGGAACCGGCTTTGTTGTCTCTAGAAATAATGATTATACACTTACAGCTTGTACTTGGACGCATAAAAAATGGAATCACTCTACGCCTGAAGGTAAAGTATTATTACGTTGTTATGTTGGTGGAGCGAATGATGAAGCTATTGTAGAACAATCAGATGATGAAATCATTAAGGTTGTATTAGATGATTTAAGTAAGACCATGGATATTACTGAGAAACCAGATTTTTCAATTATTACTCGTTGGAAGGAATCTATGCCACAATATGCCGTAGGTCATCTAGAAAGGCTAAACAAAATAAGAGTTTCATTGAAGGAGGAATTACCAGGTGTGTTTTTGGCTGGAGGTTCCTATAATGGACTTGGAATTCCAGATTGTATAGATCAAGGTGAAGCTGCTGTACAAAAAGTTTTAGATTATCTAAGAGTAAATCAGAGAGAACTAGTTTTGTAG
- a CDS encoding transglycosylase domain-containing protein: MKKKLLFTSVAVVLTVLLSFVGYLLILFAGDYVIDEKMLVMNSATKLVDEEGNLITKLYLENRDLVTIDDVPDYVQNAFVAVEDTRFYQHHGIDIRSITRALYKDIMAGSKVEGGSTITQQLAKNVFLTSDKTWLRKTKEVVIALNLEKKYSKSKLLEMYLNRIYFGHGAYGIQAASKLYFNKNVNDLTAEEGALLAGIPKAPSTYSPILNLDNAKNRRDLILSIMEDRGFLTAEEAVRYQGRVVTLNVHQDTSAPELMTYIDMVFNEAKTLYGLSNEELLRGGYTITVPLKREVQDIAYQLFQNSSYFPGTDDKAEGSFVLLDNKTGGVIAAIGGREYVQRGLNRVEVKRQPGSTIKPLAVYGPALEEDKFEPYSMLVDQKLTYGEYEPKNYNNIYKEKISMYDALLESANAPAVWMLDQLGIETGKKYLAKSGITIPDNGLSIALGGLEDGISPINMAKAYRAFANGGNIVQPHVISKIVDRNDKVVGQASIEEKDVFSKQTAWYMTRMLEGVVDEGTARLGSYSGALAGKTGTTNYPAKEGAIKDAWFVGYTPSVVGAVWMGYDRTDEQHYLQQGSSFPTKLFKDILEKSRLPKEVAFTIPTDVTELEPPIRLAQVDDLKADISFRPLGLFTVSLTWTPSSDKRVEYHVYKTTQGEPEFIASIEGEGIFEIENINIFSLPSYYVVPYNTQTDEEGVKSNTVRPELFSSIK; the protein is encoded by the coding sequence ATGAAAAAGAAGTTATTGTTTACAAGCGTTGCAGTCGTATTGACTGTGTTGCTTAGTTTTGTTGGATATTTACTTATCCTTTTCGCTGGTGACTATGTGATTGATGAAAAAATGCTTGTTATGAATTCAGCCACAAAGCTTGTTGATGAGGAAGGTAATTTAATCACCAAATTATACTTGGAAAACAGGGATTTGGTAACAATTGATGATGTTCCAGATTATGTCCAAAATGCATTTGTTGCCGTAGAGGACACACGTTTCTATCAACATCATGGCATTGATATCCGTTCAATTACCCGTGCATTATATAAAGACATTATGGCAGGAAGTAAGGTTGAAGGTGGTAGTACAATCACACAGCAACTTGCAAAAAATGTCTTTCTTACTAGTGATAAAACATGGCTGAGGAAGACAAAAGAAGTGGTTATTGCCCTCAACTTAGAAAAAAAATATAGTAAGAGTAAACTACTAGAGATGTATTTAAATCGTATTTATTTTGGTCATGGAGCATATGGTATTCAGGCAGCGTCCAAGCTTTATTTTAACAAGAATGTTAACGATTTAACTGCAGAAGAAGGAGCATTATTGGCTGGGATTCCTAAGGCACCCTCAACCTATTCGCCAATCTTAAACTTAGATAACGCTAAGAATAGAAGAGATCTTATTTTAAGTATTATGGAAGACCGTGGATTCTTAACTGCCGAAGAAGCTGTTCGTTACCAAGGAAGAGTGGTTACATTGAATGTACATCAAGATACTTCAGCTCCTGAACTTATGACATATATTGATATGGTGTTTAATGAGGCAAAAACGTTATATGGTTTATCAAATGAAGAACTATTACGTGGTGGATATACAATCACTGTTCCACTAAAACGAGAGGTTCAGGACATCGCTTATCAGTTATTTCAAAATTCTAGCTATTTTCCAGGCACAGATGATAAAGCCGAGGGTTCTTTTGTATTACTAGATAATAAAACTGGTGGTGTTATCGCAGCAATAGGAGGACGTGAGTATGTTCAAAGAGGGCTTAATCGCGTAGAGGTCAAGAGACAACCTGGCTCCACGATAAAGCCGTTAGCTGTTTATGGACCGGCTCTTGAAGAAGATAAATTTGAACCTTATTCAATGCTGGTTGACCAAAAGCTTACCTATGGAGAATATGAACCGAAAAATTATAACAATATCTATAAAGAGAAAATATCCATGTATGATGCGCTTTTGGAATCCGCTAATGCTCCAGCCGTGTGGATGTTAGATCAACTTGGTATAGAAACAGGTAAGAAATACCTCGCGAAATCGGGGATAACCATTCCAGATAATGGTCTATCCATTGCTCTTGGAGGATTAGAGGATGGTATTTCTCCGATAAATATGGCAAAAGCATATCGGGCATTCGCGAATGGTGGGAATATTGTTCAGCCACACGTGATTTCAAAGATTGTTGATAGAAATGATAAGGTAGTCGGGCAAGCAAGCATTGAGGAAAAGGATGTATTCTCAAAACAAACAGCATGGTATATGACAAGAATGCTTGAAGGGGTCGTTGATGAAGGTACTGCTAGATTAGGTTCCTATTCAGGTGCACTTGCAGGGAAGACAGGCACTACTAATTATCCTGCAAAAGAAGGAGCAATTAAGGATGCCTGGTTTGTTGGATATACTCCTTCTGTAGTAGGTGCCGTATGGATGGGGTATGATCGAACCGATGAACAGCACTATTTACAACAAGGAAGCTCATTCCCGACAAAGTTATTTAAAGACATTCTTGAAAAGTCTAGGTTACCTAAAGAAGTAGCCTTTACAATCCCAACAGATGTTACTGAACTCGAGCCCCCGATCCGATTAGCTCAGGTTGATGACCTAAAGGCAGATATTTCATTTCGCCCCCTTGGATTATTTACAGTATCGTTAACTTGGACACCATCAAGTGATAAAAGAGTGGAGTACCATGTTTATAAAACAACGCAAGGTGAACCAGAGTTTATAGCTAGTATTGAAGGTGAAGGGATTTTTGAAATTGAAAATATCAATATTTTTTCTCTTCCTTCATATTATGTAGTCCCGTATAATACACAAACAGATGAAGAAGGGGTAAAATCTAATACGGTACGTCCTGAGTTGTTTTCAAGCATTAAATAG
- the hemE gene encoding uroporphyrinogen decarboxylase, whose protein sequence is MSKITNDTFLRAAKGEETSHVPLWYMRQAGRSQPEYRALKEKYSLFEITHQPEICAYVTRLPVEQYNVDAAILYKDIMTPLPAIGVDVEIKSGIGPVISNPIRSLKDVEALGVIHPKDDVPYVLDTIKLLTTEQLTVPLIGFAGAPFTLASYMIEGGPSKNYNKTKSFMYAEPKAWFALMDKLATMTISYVKAQIEAGVSAIQIFDSWVGALNVADYRHYIKPVMHRIFTELRSEGVPLIMFGVGASHLALEWHDLPLDVVGLDWRLQINEARDLGITKSVQGNLDPAILLAPWEVIEERTKAILDQGMKQPGYIFNLGHGVFPEVKPETLKKLATFVHEYTTK, encoded by the coding sequence ATGAGTAAAATTACAAATGATACATTTTTAAGGGCTGCAAAGGGCGAGGAGACTTCACATGTGCCACTATGGTATATGAGACAAGCAGGTCGATCTCAACCAGAATATCGTGCATTAAAGGAAAAGTATAGTTTGTTTGAAATTACACACCAACCAGAAATTTGTGCATATGTGACAAGACTTCCAGTTGAACAATACAATGTAGATGCTGCTATCCTTTATAAGGATATTATGACTCCACTGCCTGCAATTGGAGTAGATGTTGAAATAAAATCTGGAATTGGTCCTGTAATTAGTAATCCAATTCGCAGTTTAAAGGATGTAGAGGCATTAGGTGTCATTCACCCTAAGGATGATGTTCCATATGTACTTGATACGATTAAACTTCTTACAACTGAACAATTAACTGTACCACTTATTGGGTTTGCTGGTGCTCCATTTACTCTTGCTAGTTACATGATTGAAGGTGGACCATCTAAAAACTACAATAAAACAAAATCGTTTATGTATGCAGAGCCTAAAGCTTGGTTTGCGTTGATGGATAAGCTTGCTACCATGACTATTTCTTATGTAAAAGCACAAATTGAAGCAGGTGTAAGCGCAATCCAAATCTTTGACTCTTGGGTCGGAGCTTTAAATGTAGCGGATTATCGTCATTATATTAAACCAGTGATGCACCGTATTTTTACTGAATTACGATCTGAAGGTGTCCCATTAATCATGTTTGGAGTAGGTGCTAGCCACTTAGCCCTTGAATGGCACGACCTACCATTAGATGTTGTTGGGCTTGATTGGAGACTTCAAATTAATGAAGCAAGAGATTTAGGAATTACAAAGTCTGTTCAAGGAAACCTTGATCCAGCCATTCTTTTAGCACCATGGGAAGTAATTGAGGAAAGAACAAAAGCGATCCTTGATCAGGGAATGAAGCAACCAGGCTATATTTTTAATCTTGGTCATGGAGTATTTCCAGAAGTAAAACCTGAAACACTTAAGAAATTAGCTACATTTGTTCATGAATATACAACCAAATAA
- a CDS encoding LacI family DNA-binding transcriptional regulator, whose protein sequence is MATIEDVAKLAGLSRTTVSRVINNHPYVSIEKKQQVLHAMNQLGYVPNSAARSLRNQKTGMLAVLVPRITNPFFSQLIESMEIAASERGYQLIVCQTRYSKEKEITYLNLLKTKQVDGVILASIHNEWDKIEEYLQYGPIILCNEEDDRATVPVVHVNQEYGGYIATKHLLELGHEKIAYCCRSKTSKVGTRRKVGFLKALKEHQLSFDDRFSFRGANIQEGREIFHRIKDMLDKPSAVFTGGDEVAAGIISEAKRFGWRIPEDLAVIGFDNQVIAELMQPTITTVHQPTKQMASLALYTLVEKLHSKSYQSRQEHILSLELIVRESTVSKMVDANVKNIYLQEQG, encoded by the coding sequence ATGGCTACAATTGAGGATGTTGCAAAACTGGCAGGGTTGTCGAGGACGACAGTATCTAGAGTGATCAATAATCATCCATATGTATCAATTGAAAAAAAACAACAAGTGTTACATGCGATGAATCAGCTAGGTTATGTACCAAATTCCGCTGCAAGAAGTCTTCGAAACCAGAAAACAGGGATGCTTGCTGTTTTAGTTCCACGAATTACCAATCCTTTTTTCAGTCAATTAATTGAATCGATGGAAATTGCAGCATCTGAACGTGGCTATCAATTGATTGTTTGTCAAACAAGGTATTCGAAGGAAAAGGAAATCACCTATTTAAATCTATTAAAAACGAAGCAGGTAGATGGGGTGATTTTGGCTTCAATTCATAATGAATGGGATAAAATTGAGGAGTATTTACAATATGGCCCTATTATTCTATGTAATGAAGAAGATGACCGCGCGACAGTACCTGTGGTTCATGTGAACCAGGAATATGGTGGTTATATTGCAACAAAGCATCTACTAGAGCTCGGCCATGAAAAAATAGCTTATTGCTGTCGAAGTAAAACTAGTAAGGTAGGAACAAGAAGAAAAGTAGGGTTTTTAAAGGCGCTTAAAGAACATCAACTTTCATTTGATGATCGCTTTTCATTCCGTGGTGCTAATATTCAAGAAGGCAGAGAGATTTTTCACCGAATCAAGGATATGCTTGATAAGCCTTCTGCTGTTTTTACAGGTGGGGATGAAGTGGCTGCTGGTATAATATCTGAGGCAAAACGATTTGGATGGAGAATTCCTGAAGACTTAGCAGTGATAGGTTTTGATAATCAGGTTATTGCTGAACTGATGCAACCTACCATAACCACTGTACATCAACCAACAAAACAAATGGCATCACTCGCCTTATACACTCTCGTTGAAAAGTTGCATAGTAAGAGTTATCAATCGCGACAAGAGCACATCCTTTCATTAGAATTAATTGTAAGAGAATCGACTGTGTCAAAAATGGTAGATGCTAATGTAAAGAATATTTATCTACAAGAGCAAGGGTAA
- a CDS encoding glycoside hydrolase family 88/105 protein, whose protein sequence is MLTFEYDENEIKEIIDRVVRRTMNMDFTWGWSCGVAFYGIGKAWEVTGNQVYIDFLVKWVDEYLEIGLPPMMVNACAMGHTLLTLHEATGDSKYLDLAVMKAEYLRKDAIRFEDGVFQHTVSSKNDFPEQAWADTLFMAAYFLLRIGFKLDNKEYIDDALKQFYWHEEYLQDNKTNLFYHAWDNTRKDNLSGVYWARANAWAAYTMAKAFRMLNPFMPMWMQIGDALRDQLSALVRLQSPDKMWHTILDDETSYLETSATAGIAAALTVNAHPLHQKYIAKAYEGILSNIDEDGSVRNVSSGTAVMYTAEDYKLVPKKRVQGWGQGLVLAFLSTLLEKKN, encoded by the coding sequence ATGCTAACGTTTGAATACGATGAGAATGAAATAAAGGAAATCATTGACCGAGTAGTCCGAAGAACAATGAATATGGATTTTACATGGGGCTGGTCATGTGGGGTAGCTTTTTACGGGATCGGAAAAGCCTGGGAAGTTACTGGAAACCAGGTATATATTGACTTCTTGGTCAAATGGGTAGATGAATATCTTGAAATAGGGCTTCCCCCAATGATGGTTAATGCTTGTGCGATGGGGCATACACTGCTGACACTGCATGAAGCTACAGGGGATTCCAAATACCTTGATCTTGCAGTGATGAAGGCAGAGTATCTTCGAAAGGATGCAATCCGTTTCGAGGATGGAGTGTTCCAGCATACGGTTTCATCTAAGAATGATTTTCCAGAACAAGCATGGGCAGATACATTGTTCATGGCAGCTTACTTCCTGCTTCGTATTGGATTTAAGCTTGATAACAAGGAATATATCGATGATGCATTGAAGCAGTTCTATTGGCATGAGGAGTATTTACAGGACAATAAGACAAATTTGTTCTATCACGCATGGGATAATACTAGAAAGGATAATTTATCTGGAGTTTACTGGGCGAGGGCAAATGCATGGGCGGCTTATACGATGGCAAAGGCATTCAGAATGCTCAACCCCTTTATGCCTATGTGGATGCAGATTGGCGATGCTTTAAGAGACCAATTGAGTGCGCTGGTCAGATTACAGTCTCCAGATAAAATGTGGCATACCATCTTAGACGATGAAACCTCATACCTTGAAACTTCGGCTACAGCCGGTATTGCAGCTGCATTGACAGTAAATGCACATCCGTTGCATCAGAAATATATTGCAAAAGCATATGAGGGAATATTATCAAACATTGATGAAGACGGTTCAGTTAGAAATGTTTCTTCTGGTACGGCAGTAATGTATACAGCCGAAGATTACAAGCTGGTTCCTAAGAAAAGAGTACAGGGATGGGGGCAGGGGCTGGTTCTTGCATTCCTATCTACGTTGCTTGAAAAAAAGAATTAA
- a CDS encoding MBL fold metallo-hydrolase — protein sequence MKVTIIGYWGGFPAANEASSGYLFEHDGFRLLVDCGSGVLSQLQNYVQLKDIDAVILSHYHHDHIADIGPLQYARLISTYLHKETSVLPIYGHHDDEGGFDQLQYKDITKAIVYQADDTLQIGPFSLSFMKTKHPAVCYAMKIEVGNYSVVYTADSSYMDEFIHFSMNADLLLCECNLYGDQDGSKMGHMTSVEAGKIAHEANVKQLILTHLPHYGEHTILKDQASTLFSGPIALASSGFTWEK from the coding sequence ATGAAAGTAACGATTATTGGTTATTGGGGCGGGTTTCCAGCAGCGAATGAAGCTAGTTCCGGCTATTTATTTGAGCATGATGGGTTTCGTTTATTAGTTGATTGTGGTAGCGGTGTTCTATCACAGCTTCAGAACTATGTCCAGCTTAAGGACATTGATGCCGTCATTCTATCCCATTATCACCATGACCATATTGCAGATATAGGTCCATTACAGTATGCGAGACTTATTTCAACCTACTTACATAAAGAAACTTCTGTATTACCGATTTATGGTCATCATGATGATGAAGGAGGGTTTGATCAATTACAATATAAAGATATTACAAAGGCAATCGTCTACCAGGCAGACGATACCCTTCAAATAGGACCGTTTTCACTTTCTTTCATGAAAACGAAGCATCCTGCTGTTTGTTATGCGATGAAAATTGAAGTAGGTAATTATTCAGTGGTTTACACTGCCGATTCAAGTTATATGGATGAATTTATTCACTTTTCTATGAACGCAGATCTTTTGCTTTGTGAGTGTAATTTATATGGTGATCAAGATGGTTCAAAAATGGGGCATATGACAAGTGTTGAGGCTGGTAAAATAGCTCATGAAGCTAATGTGAAACAACTAATACTAACACATCTTCCTCATTATGGTGAACATACAATTCTGAAAGACCAAGCATCAACACTTTTTAGTGGACCTATTGCTCTGGCTAGTTCAGGATTTACTTGGGAGAAATAA